Within the Borreliella valaisiana VS116 genome, the region GTTGCTGTTATTAATGTTGGAGCCGTTACTGAAGTAGAGCTTAAGGAGAAAAAACATAGAGTTGAAGATGCTCTTTCTGCAACTCGTGCTGCTGTTGAAGAGGGTGTTGTGCCTGGTGGTGGATCAACTCTTATTGAAGTTGCCATGTATTTGGATACAATAGATACAAGCAAATTAAGCTATGAGGAAAAGCAAGGTTTTGAGATTGTAAAAAGAAGCCTTGAAGAGCCAATGAGACAGATTATTTCAAATGCTGGTTTTGAAGGATCTATTTATATCCATCAAATTAAAACTGAGAAAAAAGGGCTTGGATTTGATGCTTCTAGCTTTAAGTGGGTGAATATGATTGAGAGTGGAATAATTGATCCTGCTAAGGTTACAAGAAGTGCACTTCAAAATGCTGCTTCAATTGCTGGACTTTTATTAACAACAGAATGTGCAATCACTGATATTAAAGAAGAGAAAAATACTTCTGGTGGTGGTGGTTATCCTATGGACCCAGGAATGGGAATGATGTAAGTTAAAGTTTCACCGGCGAATTTGTGTTTTTGCCGGTGTAATGTTTTATTATTCAAAGGAATTATTTTGAGTGAGGATGAATTTGTTTTTTGTATAGGCTATGATTGTTCAAAAGCGATAGTAGATAGGCAGCTTTTAAAAGAAAACAAAGGTAAAAGCGTTAAGGAGCTTTTTGAACTTGGGCTTTATAGAAGTGCCTTTAGCAAAGCTCTTTATAGAAATGATGATGCTCTTATTAATTATTTAATTGAAGAGTATAATAAAATAAGTAATTCTAATTATACCAAAAAGGACGACTTCAAGCTTTTATTTGGAGTAGTTTATCCCAATGATATTAATAAGATAAAAGTGACATATATATAGTAAAGGAGGTTTTGTGTTTTTATTGCAAGAGTTTAGTAGTAATAGTAGCTTTTTCCGAAGTTTGTTAGTTTTTGTGCCTGTTATTGCTATATTTTGGTTTTTAGTGATATCTCCTCAGCGTAAGGAAGAAAAAAATAAAAAAGAAATGATAAAAAATTTAAAAAAAGGTGATAAGGTATTAACAATAGGTGGAATTTTTGGAGTTGTAAAAAAACTAGGTGATACTGATGTTATTTTAGAATTAAGTCCAAATATCGAAGCAGTATTTATAAAAACCTCTATTGATAAAGTTTTGTCTGAGAAAGAAGTTAAAAAGGTATTATAATTTAAGGTAAAATTAGAACTGGTAGCTAATAGTGGTATTTGTTAAAAATTTTAAGGATTTGTATAATGAAAAAAGGATCTAAGCTTATATTGA harbors:
- the yajC gene encoding preprotein translocase subunit YajC, which produces MYSKGGFVFLLQEFSSNSSFFRSLLVFVPVIAIFWFLVISPQRKEEKNKKEMIKNLKKGDKVLTIGGIFGVVKKLGDTDVILELSPNIEAVFIKTSIDKVLSEKEVKKVL